The sequence accttttcccatattttagTCCTTGACCACTCACGGGAAATTTGAGACCCTACACCTTAGCCCCATCCTCTCATCCTAgatacttttaaattttttcacaAAATCTCTACGTGGGGCACCCATACGAAGAAatacttctcttctctaggctCATAAATGACTTGGTTTCCATATCCAATTTCACCTTCGTTTTTTATCCCAATGTTTAAGTTGGCAAGTACAACACCTCATATTTTAAAGACATGagttcaactttttttttttttttttgctaacgacagaTATCCAAGCCTTCGGTCTGACTATTCCCAAgttattcaactttcactaaaagcaatgaagagcattaaacaccccgtgtgaatAGCCCCAAGGAAGTAAGAGTAGTTGAACTCAGAAACACACGCTTCCTAAGGCAAAAGTCCCTTACCAACTTGGCTACCCCCTTGGGattcatgagttcaactctccttagGGCCTAATTAGAGAATAGCTGATCAAACCTTAATTACCTTCTTTGAATGATCATTCATGGTTTTCATTGACTTCCATTAACTAGTTATGCCTTTTATTCCCTAACAAACTTCTCATACTAAGGcagtgtttggtatgcattaatGTCAGAACAGATTCATTCTGAAACctgtttcttctctatttcttgCTTCAGAATGCTTTCAGACCAGAATATACtctaagaatgcataccaaacacagcctctAAATAGGTGGAAGGTCATAATCTCTACTGGCCACAATTTGATTAACTTATTCTGTATCCTCACTTGGAATACATTGTGATGCTGATGTTGACCGGGGGTACGAGCATGATTTAGGGATATTTTTAATCTATGTAAAGGACGGGTTCTCCTACCCTGTTGTATTAGTCTCCATTTCTAGCTCTAGGATTGATCTATTATTTGGAATGGTATAGCTTGGCCTTGTTTATCCCTCAGAATCTAACCATATCTGGTCTCCCAAGGCAATAAAAAGCTGTTCATTTCTTGGCAATGACTACCAATAATACTTGTAGCCAAGAACTTCTCGGGTATCCGATATGATACCGATCCTAGACCAGCCCATATCGATTAGATTGGTCAATTTTACCTCTACTTTTCATGAAATATAGGTTTTCTTTACGATTTTACCCCTGTTCTGTTACTGATACCGGATCCCAgatcggtctcagccaataCCGATACAGCCGATATGGCCAATCTGGTACCGAAACCTAAAACCATGCTTAGTTTTGCATCTTTTTGTACCATTGACATCCAATACAAAAGAATAGAAATTGGCTTTAATTTGATGGTGCTTGTTCTAAAATCTGATCAAACAAAGAGAACTGAAGACCTATTAGAGATACTTTTCTGTAAATAGTAGGAAGAGTTTGATTCATTATTTCAGATGAACAACCCCGTGCTTCTATATACCttgatcatttttcttttcttttttcctttattctaTTTTCTATTGGTAACAGTGTACCACTTATCACTAGTTCATATCACTTAATAGAAGTTGAAatccttcctccccccccccccccccctcctccaaacgccaaaaaatatttttacacTACGAAAACCAACAGAGTACAAAAGGtcaggaaaaaggaaaatcaagagTTAAGCCTTCTATCTAGGAGACATTGCAGGTTTGCAACCTCATATATAATCAGCTTGACCATAAACGAATTTCAGCCCTCCCCAACCAGCAAGATATCCCATTCAACTATATTGATTCTCTGAAGCAACAAATGGGATGGTTGATAGACCTAATCGAACCCCGAATGGCGACTGGTAAACCAATCAGGATGCAATTGACAATTGATAGGATGTTGAttcaaatgaaatcaaaacACAAGCCACTATTATGAACCAAGGAAGGTCCAAGAACCACTTCAATCCCTGAGACACTAATAAATTATCATGGCTGAGTTAATTGCCCCCACgcctccacacacacacacacacacacaaaaggtCAATTTAACCATTTTTTTAAGGGGCTAATTGTAGTTATATAAATAATTTCAGTGACTTGGGACCAGTGGGGACTTGCAACTTAGAATATTGGCTATAGTTGATAGAGTTTGTgtcttccattttattttactCCAATTGCATTATTGCAATGAAGAGCTAAAATATATAGGTTTCAAAGGCTGAGACTGTTACTAGGTATAAACCACATTTTATATAAGCAATCTGAAGAGGGAAAGGATCGTATTCTGTCTCTTCTCCTAATAAAGAGAAGTAATTTTTTCCTACTGTATATCCTGCTGTACAGACTAGAACTGTTATAGTCTGCTTGAGCTGGTGTGCTATTAATAACCATGAAGGCAGCACAGTATACAAGAACACGTACCAAACCAAGGATAACAAGCTGAGAAGATGGAGTTGCAGAGGATGACATACCAGCCAATATATAAGCCACAGCCTACAACATAACACACGGAACCCCAACGAGGCACTTGAAGGTGATCCCAAACAGTAAGGCTTGCAAAAATTTCATACACTATAGTGATTCAAGCAGAAATTTGCAACTATTGGGTGGGATTCACGTACAATCTACAACAAATATTTAGAGGAAACTGATTGATTATTGTTAAAGAGCCAAACAATAATAAAATTGATGTCCATTTGTGATGATAAATCAGAATGTGGGTAAACTTCTGTGAAGTCTCTATGATATTCTTGATTTAGCAACTGCTAACAAAATGCAGATCTGCTCCTATATGTAATTTTCATCTACAGCACGCTTAAGGATAGATTGATGAACTATCACAATGAATGCTGTTGCAGATTAGCTTAAGAAGGATGTACAATGTAGTAGTAGTAATCTAAATGTCAGATTATCTGATGTGTTATAATCAAACTCTTGAACAAGAACTATTTCAGAGTGACGCAGATCAAAGTTTAGAACTGTCCAGACAAGTAGTTCAGGATTAAAATACTATAATCAGAGAAAGGAATAGTTCATAGACTCTGAAATGAGGAGTCAAGGCAGTGCAATTCCTCAAACCCAGGAGAACTCCAATGTGGAGAGATCATCGCAGATCAGCAGCAGACTCTGGGAATAGGAGTAAAATAAGGCCCTAAACAACAAAGTTCAAGTCCTTTTCTTGTTTCTAGCTTTTAATTTATAGCTAAATTCTTAACCATTAGTATTCTGAGGACCAGTCAGTTTAAGTCAAAATTGGATTACTTGTAATTCTGGAAGTCTTTTGATGACTTACAAACATTAGGAACCCAGAAAGGCTGCAACCAATAAAATGGTGGCCAATAGTTAGGTACTTGGCTTTAGAGTAAATTTTATCATACTTAAGTTGTAAAATTGGCTGAAATTAGATAATTTTAAAGCTTGAGGTTCTCAGTAGGGTTGTGACTTAATTGTAATTAAAACAGAAGTTCTTTTTCCACTCTAAGCATGATAGCAAGATAAGAACAGCCTTtgtgatttttcttctctttgctcTCTCCTATGCTGTGTCCCTTTTCTCCTGTTTCAAATCAGCAGACTTCATCAGATAAAAATACAGCAGACTTCATCAGATACTTTCAATGTCAGAACTATATCTTGTCTAAGATCTCATTTTGACAAGAATATATAATCTCTGAAATCTTAATCCACCAATCCTTCTCTAGACATTTTTGCCCAATCAATTTGGACCATCCTTGAACCATATGAAAATATAAGCAGAAGTTGTAAATATAAGTCCCCAGGAAGTTATGTAATCACATGCACGTCTCTTGGTAGTTCTGTAATTGATTCATATAACTCGTTGACATCAGCACAGAACActaccaagaactcataatatTGGAATTTACCCAATAGGTGGGCATTTGATTATAGTAGTCACAATAATGTCCAGTGAACTGATAAGAAAATCCACATGAAAGGTGAAGATTAGAAAAGAAGGGGTGGACCCTATGACTAATAAAGGATTACACCAAGCAGTAACATAGGGTGATTCAACTAATGTAATAGATTGGATAAGGAATTCTTCAAAATGGCCTTGGAGCTATGCTCACCATATCAGGCCCACCAGGCATCTAGCTTCCTAAATGAATTCCCAGTTCCAATAGAAGCCAAGAAATGCAAATGAGATGGCTGATGAGCCAGCAAAACAGGATTGTGTTTGGTCCTATGCTATATCATGGGAATGATGTCCCTCTGTGCGTGTGTTTAAGATTTCATGGGTGGTGGTTGTGTATACTTACTCTGGTTTTAACCCTTTGCTATTTCACTTTCGGAGGTTCGTACTACTATATTACTTATCTATATATGGCCTTATCCCAAAAGGAAAGTAAATCCCATAGTGCatacattcattcattcatgCATCCATACATGCATATGCAAATACAAAACTAACATTTTTCACTGATTTATACACATATAGGTAACTCTATCAACTTAGCCCTTTTCATGACCATTCTACCATGTTCCCGACAACATTTGTAAGTTGGAAAGCAAACGATGATTGAGTAAACCGTGTAAGATCAAACCAAATCAGATCTACTGATTCATATCATTCATTATTGTAAATACAAACAAGTTTAGTCAAAACGACTACTAAAATTGTACAATTCTTAATTTATACAGTTTTACAATTCTGCAAATCTATGATTACAAAacattgaagaagagaaaatctgTGATTACAAAacattgaagaagagaaaatctgTGACTACAaaacattgaagaagaagcaaaacagggggaaagaaaaagatctAAGCAAACAGAACCTGTGAGCTTGATGGTGTCAAGTCGCGGAAGGCTTCTGGTGCATCTAATACTTGCCACTGGACAGAGAAGTTCCGCTTCTTCCCAGAACTGCAGCTGACGCTCAGCCCCTGGATGTGACCCACTGCAACATGAAGATTGCGACCTACAACATAGATCCTGCAGTTACTGGAGTTCACAGAGAGAGGCTTGAATATCTGCTCTGGTACAGGGGGACCTGTGACTGTATCCCAGGAATCAGTTTCCGCATCGTAAACCTTCAGCTTCATTCTCTCATGCTCAGAAACCACAAACAAGTGGCCATCAACCACCACACTGGAACCTGTCCAGCCTTCTCTTAGCCCAACAGCCATGCTCTCCCAATTGTTAGATACAGGGTCATAAACCTGACCTCTAGGAGAGAACACAAAAGGCCAGATCCAGCCTTCGGTCACTAGAAGCTTTCCATTCAGAACTGCAGCATCATAGGATGCAATGTTGGTGTGCATGTTTGATATGGGACGCCAATTCCCTTTGGCAGGGTCAAGAACCTCAGCTGAGTCAAGCTCAAAGTGATCTGAGCTGTTCCCTCCAGCAGCATAAATCAACCCATCAATCACTCCACTTGCAAAGAAAGACCTTGCAGTGAGCATCTGGTTCATCACAGTCCAACGGTTTCTGtgtatttcatattttaggACAAGATCAAGTGGGCAATCCATATCAGAGACCATGCCCCCGCAGACAAAGAGGATACCCTCATGAGGAATGGAAACACATCTAAATCCATGAGGACATACACGGTCCTTGCAAGGCATGGCTGGAATGGTATGCCAAGAGTAGCTGGTGAGGTCCAAGACCTGCCACTGGATCCTTCCTGTGCATTTGTGGAAGGCTAAGATGAAGAGCCAGGGGTCCTTGAAGCCTAGCTCCTTCCTTCGGGTGAAGAACCGCTCTTTATTACCTAACAGCAGATGCCATCGCTTGCACACAGTTCTGCAGGCCGGGTGGCTCTCAACTGGCAGGCGGAGGAGGCAGTTGAGGGCAATATCATCAGGAAGGCCAGGAATGAGAGGTACACCATCCAGTGAGAGCACCGCTTCTGATGATGCAGACAAGAAAGAAGGTGACCGGATTAAAGCCACTCTAAATTTAGGTGATAATGTAATTTGGGAATCCCCTAGCCTATGTACTGGAGATTGATGGGATGAAACTCGGACACGCTGCATCTCTCTTGAGAAAACTTCTAGACCCTTCCAGCACTCAGAGAGGCCTTCACCTAAATAACATATATGCTTTGTATCCTATGTGATTTAAAACCTGAATCTAATAGCACTGATCAGCAGATTTCATTACCCAAACCATAGTAACAGTCCAACTTCTCTATTCATCATATCCTCTCGTCCGTTTGCCTCCCTATCAGCAAAACAAGTCCTATTTTCACAAATAAAAACTCTCACCTCCACAGCTTCTTTATCCCATTACCAATGACTCAGAAACACAATGCACAAATTACATAAGACACCTATAAACACTCACAAGTCATATACatacaaatgaaagaaaatgcaTCAAATTTTTCTATGATACTCTGCTTCTAACCTTTAGGGTTGTGACACTTATATACCAGATCAAAACATTTGCAGCCCTCCTCTGTAACTATTCTTCAGAAACTTGCAAACACTGCTACAGAGAATAATTATTCCAAAATCCTCTAAACGTCCATCTTACCAACATCCACAGTTTCAGATGTCTAACAAACAGGAACAAGATAAGACCTTCTCCTCTCCACTAACCTAAAATGAATAAGAAAACAATCAGTTAAACGCCCTGCACTTCTTGTTCTCTTTCAATTGCCAATAGCAAataaactggaaaaaaaaaaccccacaaacagcttcttttcttttctagccCAAACTCGATCAAAATTACAAACAATGAGCTCTGGCCAAAAACGAAAAAAGAAGacaaggaaaatccaaaagcagctacttttttcatctttttttctgcTTCGAACACGGAATCAACTCCCCAGAACATCCAAAACAGAATAAGAATGGACCCAATTCACGTAAAGATTGAGAATCTCTTCTTTATACAAAGCTAGAAAGCCAAAACAGCAATACCCAGAAGCTCTATCGTCCAATAATTTTAGAATTTACagaaaatgataaataaaaaaagaggcaCTTACAAAGAAGAGCAACGACTGAAGAGAGTGCAAATCCTTGTTGTGCCAAAAATTATTCAAGCTTCAAGAACAAGTGTTGATAGGGGAAGATCTTCCACAAACTGGTCATGTCAAGATAACAGAACCCCACAGTGAttggggagagagaagataatcgcttcttctccttttccctctttttataGAAACAGTCATTCTCTGGACAATCAAATTTCTGAAGCTTTTCTATGATGGATTCTGTTCAGAAGCAGAGGATGAAACCACGAGGAATCTGAGCTCACCCCGCTACAAGCAAGCCTATCGTATTAAGCTACTCCTTGGCCTGTATCACTGAGATAGtccatattcttcatcatcacctTTTAGCTATACGAAATTGTTGCTAGTTGGGGCCCACGAGTTGGATGCCTGGGATTGGCAAGAATACTGCCGTGGAGTTGTTAAGTAATAAATTTTCATGTCACACGTGTCCATTATTTTTATTAGGGTCATGAGCTCTAACTTTcatttattaaaatttctgtttaGCACCATTGGCAGTGATGATTTCATCACCTACAAACCCAAAAAGATAATCAACTGAAAAGATTATACCAACAAACCCTCAATTAATATTATGGGAAAAATAACCAACAAACCCTCAATTAattttatgggagaaagaacgctACTTTCATCGCATGGTTATGCCAACATGACAACATTTGGGCTACTGGAAGTGCATACACAAGCATCCAACTAGGGGGCAAGAATACCTTTTTTGCAGTGCTTTGTGTCTAAGGCATAGTAGATAACACAATTAGGTAGCcttcatttttcttaattttatattaCAAACGAAATTACATGTTCCATTTGATGAATCAAGCTCAAATGGCAATGGTCATATATTTGCCATGTGGAGAGTTCAATCGGAGCTCGAAAATGTGAACAGAATTAGAGTTTAAAGTTATCTCCCATCCAatgattggattgatcaaatCAACATGTGAAGCAATTCAaacaattcaaataaaaaaaattaattcaaatatattaatatatatatatatatatatattaatatagaGAAACAAGCAAAAATATATAGTTCAACGGTGAATAGAGTTTTTGGTTCCTTAATCACTACCTTCCTGTCCATAGCATGGCAGGCTTTATAAAATCGTTGTTAGcctttataaaaaaattgactTTTGTACAAAAGATTAGAATATTCCAAAAAACAGAGGTTAAGTAATCCATGGCCACCAAAACATTATCCTAGGTCTTTTATATCACTCTAGATTTTCTCAGCATCCCATCCTccttcctttgccttctttaaTCTTCGGAGAAGTCCCTATGGTGTTGCGTCAGTATCTTTTCCTGTCATTAAGTAATTAAGACACAATTTTCTACTTTTATAATAGCTATTTATCCagatattctaccaaaaaattgCCCAtccaaatatatttttgtttgtgtttgttAAAGCTGAAGATCAAGATCGTTTTGTGAGAAACGGGTAGGCAGTTTATATGAGAACAAACTGGTTGGATATCCATCACCTGGTTCTCTTGTGAAGGTAAACCATTAGTATAGGGATTGGGTTTTCCAGAAGCAAAAATTACCTGATTCCTAGGTTTCCAAGTAAAGTAGCACATGATGATAAAGATCCGAAGAACAAATCCATATTAATAAGAGGTATTTCACAAGAGTTATAAAAATACAGAATGAAGTGAGAAAAAGATGAGAATGGTACGTGCTTAGTTTTGAATCCCGAAGGACAGGTAGACCAAACACTTCTTGAGAATTCGCAAGAAATAAAGACATGCCATGTATTCTCATGGTTATTGTGGCACAAACCACAAATAGGGTCTATATCCACCCATTTTCCTATAATGTCTTTTGTAGGGATTCCTTCAAGAAAGTCTCCAAAAGAAGAGTTTAAATTTCGGGTTaattttgagtttccaaaaTTACCACCACCAATTTGAGCAAGGAGATATACATACACACATGTTTGAGCATCCCTTAAAATTAGTAATTTGATTAGTTTGGAGAAATCTAGCAGCTATTTTAGTTGACAAAGATCCCTTTCTGGAGAAGGGGCACCACCACTTATCCAAGTTATTGGAAATGGGGATTTGaataattttattagaaaagaCCTTTCTCAATACATTGGTCCAATGGTAAAGTACAAAtgttgcgacctagtggtcaacTGGTCAAAACAATCTCTTTACATTCTCGGGGTAAAGCTACATAGTTCCCCCCACCGCCCCCCCGcaaagcctcgtgcactaggtacaCCCTCTATTAAAGTCCTCCAGATACCAAACCCAATACCATGATAATTACAACATTGAGATACTTGAATGAACCGTAAAAGAATACCACTGCttcaaaattccaaaatatgaatgacaaatagaagagaagactCGGCTGCCCACTGTGACAATACTATCTACCAAATTGATTTTAGGAAGTGCTAAATCTTCCTAAATTGACATGAAAATTTGCACTTCCCACTGAATCAGATCctgaatcaaattctaaatcaTTCACTCATGCAGTCAAAAACTTAGCCACCATTGTTTATGCCTCCTAGCACCATAATAAAAGCATAAACAACAAAATATTGTCCCACATATTGGAAGTGATTCGTTTGTGAATTTTCAGCATATAGAAAGCTCCTGAGTTGATCAATGCTTCAAAGAAGTATCGTCAGTTGCAAAACTGTAATGCTTTGCAAAATGCTACTACGCTTAATACCCATATACATGAACAAGAGATGCAGTGACCAGCACTGAAAGCTTCCTATCTACAATCTAACTTCGATACAAACCAAAAGTTTTACTGCACGTGATGAACTTTCATATCTTGACCAGTACAGTCTCTGGCCCAATGCCCAGGCCTATTGCACTTGTAACAAGTGCCTGCTGAACCAGACATTCCTCCCGCTCCAGCAGAATAATCAGATGAAGGCTTGGGGCAGTCCCTAGCCCAGTGGCCTTCCTGCCCACATTTGAAACAGGTGGAACTACTCCTTCCATTATGGTTTTTGCTGCTTGCATCATTAAAGCTACTGCAAACCTGTGAAGTACTCATTGGGAACCCAACTGCTGAAGTTTGTTCACTGCACCATTTGAAGAAACCACAAGAATTTCCCTACATGGTGAAGAAAAGATGTAAACCCCACAGGCTGGCAAATTGTCCCATGCAATGAAAAGGTAAGGACCTCTAAATGGTATCCCATTATTAGCACATCAATGACAATTATTGACCAACATTCAATAAAGGATAAAAGTAAGACAAGGGTCTGTTTTTCTCTAGCAATATAAAGAACAGCTGCATGTTTCCTACAAGCTGCTACCATATGAAATAGTCTTTTACATCACTTTGACACATGAAATAGGAGCAAGGATTGAAGTTGCTTTTGCAGTCTGACAAGGCAACATCCAAAATAGGGAAATATGGTACTCATATTATCATAATCAATGACAGTGtccaaaacctaacccaattTTTCAGGGTCAGATTAATGAGATTTCTTAACATATCTATGTGGTCATATTTCCAGATTAGTAGCATAATATAACAATAGAAACTTGGCCGCAGTCCACTGTTCAATCGTTTAACATGGTAGCCAATAATCATGAATTCAAAGGTTCAACCTTAGTTCACCCATCAAGAAATTAAAACATTAAAACAATAAAGAAGTAAACCTAAATAGACAAAGTAAAACAGAACAGGACTTTTGATACTCAAATATGTTTTATGTTTATCATAAAGAATAAATGATGGAACCTAAATAGTAAGAGAACATAAAAAGACAGAAAACTAATAACCAGAGGGGAAAAGATCATTAAAAGGAATTTGTTTTATAATTCACTATTGCTTGATGCTCTGAAGAGGATGCAATACATGCATTTTAGTGTACAAGGGAGGATGTTATGATTTTATCATTAACTGCCAACATATTTTAATGAAATGGCCATGCACATTTTAATTAAGATGTTCTGATGGTCATATCAAGAAGAGTCCAAATATCAGTGCCCAATTGACCTCTGATtatcaacaccactaaacccaAAAGCGAGAAGAGTCCAACTAACAGAGTAGGTTAGGATCATGTTGAAAACCATACCAGGAAAACTGGCATGCTCCTTTAATCTCTACAAGGGAGATATGAATCACAATCAAGAAATAGTAGGAAACAAACTAAGAGTTGAGTCTGCAAGCTTCATCAAGGATGCTAAGTTATTGGTTTGGCCTTCAGAAGTCCTATTAAAACTTGCTCAACCAGGAAGCAGTTCGACACAGTTGTGTTGGCACTTGTGCACCATGGACACCGTCTACACTGGTACCAGCATATGCATTTCAGAATAAACAAGGAACAAGACCATTCCAACAACCAAGCTTCCTAtctaaaacaaaaatgaaaatatttgaaGTAGCACCCAACTATCATGGAGTCAAACTTATAAGTTAGATgcttatcaaaagaaaataataagttACACCATATTActctacaacaacaactcagccttatcccaactaaatggggttggctacatgttGATCCCAGTGCCAGATTGAACTTTTTCAGCCTGCAGTTAATGGTCCAACATCATACTGTTGATCCTCGTGCTCTGATCAATAACAGTCAGTTATATGTATTCAACATACAACTAAACTCAACTCAAAAACCCTGGTTCGGATTGCTTAGGGTGTGTATGGCAACACTTCTATTCCATATTACTGTTTCTGAGTCGGAAACAGTTTTTTGTGTTTCTGATATTATGAAGAACTTCTATACCAACAAGTGTTGTATGGTAAAACTGGAAAAATTTTATTCCACCATTACAGAAgaacagaaacatgtatggaATGCATATTACCAGAAGTATTTCTTCTGGTGGCGGGGGTGGTGGCCCTCTGGAATCAGCCACTTTTGGCACGGATGGAATTCAAGACATCGTACCCCCAATACAATCCCATGATGTGAGGGACTGCGTCTGAAACATGGTATCGGGTATAGAAAAGATAACagggaagaaaggaaaataatgtAAGGaggaaagaatggagaaaataaaagaggaagaaggactGTACCTGAGAAGGGAAGAAACTGGAAGGAATAATGATCGGGAGAGGAGAACCCAACCTGGGAGGGAAGAGGGGACCACCAGACGACACTGTTTCATACTCTCAAAACAACCACATTCATGCAAACAAGCTTCATTCATTCCATTCAATTCTATTCTATCGGTGGATTACAAGCCAAACATAAAAATCCTTGCAAAAATAGAAACCTACTagattttagaaactaaattaactaaaccaaataggaaactaccAAGTTATCTTCTATGTAATCTACCCAATGGCCAACACAATAAAGTagtataaaaaatttacaaattatCCCCACCTAAATAAACAAGTAAATCACTACCACCCCCATTTGGACCAAAACTCCAGTTTAGGTTCAGTTCGCCTTGATTTGGGTCGCCAAATCCGGTCATGTCGGTCCAGCAACGATAGTCAATAGCACCACTGCATCAGGTGGCAGATAAGATGCTGGCATTTTGTCTTTTGTGTCCTGAGTTTAAAACTCTATGCATTAAAATCTATAAAAATAATGTGCAATTTATATCACCCCACATACTGGTGTTCCTACCAGCAAGTTTGAATAGTAAAGTGGTTTTATTGTTTGGAgcagacttctttttttttttttttttggtaaagagcaGACAATTTTTTACCAGTCAATGATTTTCAAAGGAATCTTGGTCCTCTGCATGATTAACCATCTAAGCCTGGCAATCTATGAGCTGAATAGTCCAACTACCAGGTCTGACAGTCCATGAAAATGCTGAATGGAGGAGGACCAAACATGCATCCAATCATTGCGGAATTATTAATATAGCAGGGGTCAACAATGGGCCTAAACATTTTTGCATTTGTTATGGAATCCTCAACAAGATGATCCCCTTTCCTATGTTGTTTTCTGATAAAATTGATCTGGTTTAAGAGACCACAGAGATGACAATCGCCATGTTGGCAACATGGAACAATGGAAAATAATCAAAAGGTTTCAAAGTCAAACAATCTTAGCATAATTGGAGCAATTACTCCCTCCCTAATAATGGTTGGACCATATAACAAGAATGGTCACTTTGGGTTTGTTTTTCTAGCCCTACATATACATGTATTAGCGACCCTAGCGCGTATACTGCGTACCTGATTAGCAGGACAACGGTAGAACTGCTGGCCCACATTTTTT is a genomic window of Macadamia integrifolia cultivar HAES 741 chromosome 13, SCU_Mint_v3, whole genome shotgun sequence containing:
- the LOC122058677 gene encoding F-box/kelch-repeat protein At1g30090-like isoform X1, coding for MQRVRVSSHQSPVHRLGDSQITLSPKFRVALIRSPSFLSASSEAVLSLDGVPLIPGLPDDIALNCLLRLPVESHPACRTVCKRWHLLLGNKERFFTRRKELGFKDPWLFILAFHKCTGRIQWQVLDLTSYSWHTIPAMPCKDRVCPHGFRCVSIPHEGILFVCGGMVSDMDCPLDLVLKYEIHRNRWTVMNQMLTARSFFASGVIDGLIYAAGGNSSDHFELDSAEVLDPAKGNWRPISNMHTNIASYDAAVLNGKLLVTEGWIWPFVFSPRGQVYDPVSNNWESMAVGLREGWTGSSVVVDGHLFVVSEHERMKLKVYDAETDSWDTVTGPPVPEQIFKPLSVNSSNCRIYVVGRNLHVAVGHIQGLSVSCSSGKKRNFSVQWQVLDAPEAFRDLTPSSSQAVAYILAGMSSSATPSSQLVILGLVRVLVYCAAFMVINSTPAQADYNSSSLYSRIYSRKKLLLFIRRRDRIRSFPSSDCLYKMWFIPSNSLSL
- the LOC122058677 gene encoding F-box/kelch-repeat protein At1g30090-like isoform X2, which produces MQRVRVSSHQSPVHRLGDSQITLSPKFRVALIRSPSFLSASSEAVLSLDGVPLIPGLPDDIALNCLLRLPVESHPACRTVCKRWHLLLGNKERFFTRRKELGFKDPWLFILAFHKCTGRIQWQVLDLTSYSWHTIPAMPCKDRVCPHGFRCVSIPHEGILFVCGGMVSDMDCPLDLVLKYEIHRNRWTVMNQMLTARSFFASGVIDGLIYAAGGNSSDHFELDSAEVLDPAKGNWRPISNMHTNIASYDAAVLNGKLLVTEGWIWPFVFSPRGQVYDPVSNNWESMAVGLREGWTGSSVVVDGHLFVVSEHERMKLKVYDAETDSWDTVTGPPVPEQIFKPLSVNSSNCRIYVVGRNLHVAVGHIQGLSVSCSSGKKRNFSVQWQVLDAPEAFRDLTPSSSQEKRDTA
- the LOC122058677 gene encoding F-box/kelch-repeat protein At1g30090-like isoform X3, whose amino-acid sequence is MQRVRVSSHQSPVHRLGDSQITLSPKFRVALIRSPSFLSASSEAVLSLDGVPLIPGLPDDIALNCLLRLPVESHPACRTVCKRWHLLLGNKERFFTRRKELGFKDPWLFILAFHKCTGRIQWQVLDLTSYSWHTIPAMPCKDRVCPHGFRCVSIPHEGILFVCGGMVSDMDCPLDLVLKYEIHRNRWTVMNQMLTARSFFASGVIDGLIYAAGGNSSDHFELDSAEVLDPAKGNWRPISNMHTNIASYDAAVLNGKLLVTEGWIWPFVFSPRGQVYDPVSNNWESMAVGLREGWTGSSVVVDGHLFVVSEHERMKLKVYDAETDSWDTVTGPPVPEQIFKPLSVNSSNCRIYVVGRNLHVAVGHIQGLSVSCSSGKKRNFSVQWQVLDAPEAFRDLTPSSSQVLFA